Proteins from a single region of Rhodospirillales bacterium:
- a CDS encoding GAF domain-containing protein, which translates to MSNDEIIDLDLDPREHRRRFWRRLIRVGIPIGIVFLIVASIVATAFFGYYSNRRDALALSHDVLAALDKRVSQQLQSYLAPAVRVLDLLHSTLPGGVFARGEGQLAENLAIGVLGNASQVALVSFADANGDFLMVKRPGDGAPEGDGAPQGGVAIKRIENRDGARRVTWERRDAEGHVLSRTEDPSDTYDPRTRSWFIDALRAANQVSWTDLYIFFTDRTPGITVSRQLATPADRPAEVAGVDISLKALSGFLAGLEIGKTGRAMIIDHEGRLVAYPDPQRMMTEENGRPVPARIDAIGDPVLAHAYDRLRIIGPGWQVMDEGGKRIIIASSSLREIVGRDWSLVFVVPEDDFVGFVAANNRTALLMSLGVVGFAVALAILLARQSWQTERLARALRRRERTWQTQRQAFADLATSVDMFDPDDRSGGERLTATVADALRARRVSLWRFDARRPVLICEDCYDRETRGHTSGRQITEADCPLLIEALRGGEVVPVADAAADPRTTDLSRVYLSPAGCRTLLAVPIQSRDRVEGAVWIEDLAETSLNDADTLSFVWSVTRMLAPRFSARAPAVVATAVIAPDDATPPALHKTPAAATVARHNVAPFAAMRTASIGGKRSERFCDRLAAHGLGGDKVASAIFADAAVMVMRFVDPVMAAVERAASGGPERSPVLNDVVCALQRIAETHEIDYLKIVSDQIVAIEGFSGDAIQHARAIAELALDIQAFCGDAFAGLARPLDLAIGVDQGTVVGSSVGFGHFAFNIWGDAVRVAQAMATTAPPGMIQVTGRAYRCLANDYAARSRGAFYVEHEGELSTYLLKGRL; encoded by the coding sequence TTGTCTAATGACGAGATCATCGATCTTGATCTCGATCCGCGCGAGCACCGTCGCCGTTTTTGGCGTCGCCTCATCCGCGTCGGCATCCCCATCGGCATCGTGTTTCTTATCGTCGCTTCGATCGTCGCGACGGCCTTTTTTGGCTACTACAGCAATCGGCGCGACGCGCTGGCGTTGTCTCATGATGTTCTGGCCGCCCTCGACAAGCGCGTCAGCCAGCAGTTGCAGAGTTATCTCGCGCCGGCGGTGCGCGTCCTCGACCTGTTGCACAGCACGCTGCCGGGCGGCGTCTTCGCCAGAGGCGAGGGGCAACTGGCCGAGAATCTCGCGATCGGCGTTCTGGGCAACGCATCACAGGTCGCGCTGGTCAGCTTCGCCGATGCGAACGGCGATTTTCTGATGGTCAAGCGGCCCGGGGACGGTGCCCCCGAAGGCGACGGTGCTCCGCAGGGCGGAGTTGCGATCAAGCGCATTGAAAATCGCGACGGCGCACGACGCGTGACCTGGGAGCGGCGCGACGCGGAGGGGCACGTCCTGTCGCGGACCGAGGACCCGAGCGACACCTACGATCCGCGGACCCGGTCGTGGTTCATCGATGCCCTGCGCGCCGCCAATCAGGTGTCGTGGACCGATCTTTACATCTTTTTCACCGACCGCACGCCGGGGATCACCGTATCGCGCCAGCTTGCCACGCCGGCCGATCGCCCCGCCGAAGTGGCCGGAGTCGATATCAGCCTGAAAGCGCTGAGCGGTTTTCTTGCTGGCCTCGAAATCGGCAAAACCGGCCGGGCGATGATCATCGATCATGAGGGCCGCCTGGTTGCGTACCCCGATCCCCAGCGGATGATGACCGAAGAGAACGGCAGGCCGGTTCCGGCACGGATCGATGCGATCGGCGATCCGGTGTTGGCCCATGCGTACGACCGGCTGCGCATCATCGGACCAGGATGGCAGGTGATGGACGAAGGGGGAAAGCGGATTATCATCGCGTCTTCATCGTTGCGCGAGATCGTCGGCCGTGACTGGTCGCTGGTGTTCGTCGTTCCGGAAGACGATTTCGTCGGGTTCGTTGCCGCCAACAACCGCACTGCTCTGCTGATGTCGCTGGGCGTGGTCGGCTTCGCGGTTGCGCTGGCCATCCTCCTCGCCCGTCAAAGCTGGCAGACCGAACGCCTCGCCCGCGCGCTCCGCAGGCGCGAGCGGACATGGCAGACACAGCGCCAGGCCTTCGCCGACTTGGCCACGTCGGTCGACATGTTCGATCCGGATGACCGCAGCGGTGGGGAACGATTGACGGCAACGGTGGCTGACGCGCTGCGGGCGCGGCGGGTGAGCCTTTGGCGCTTCGATGCCCGACGGCCGGTGTTGATCTGCGAAGATTGCTACGATCGAGAGACGCGCGGACATACGTCCGGCCGCCAGATCACCGAAGCCGATTGCCCGCTGCTCATCGAGGCGCTGCGAGGGGGAGAGGTGGTGCCGGTCGCTGATGCTGCGGCCGATCCGCGTACCACCGATCTCTCTCGTGTCTACCTAAGCCCCGCCGGCTGCCGGACCCTGCTGGCGGTCCCGATTCAATCGCGCGACCGCGTCGAGGGAGCGGTCTGGATCGAGGATCTCGCCGAGACGTCGCTGAACGACGCCGATACGCTGAGTTTCGTCTGGTCGGTCACACGCATGCTTGCGCCCCGCTTTTCCGCGAGGGCTCCTGCCGTGGTGGCAACAGCCGTCATCGCGCCCGACGATGCCACGCCGCCCGCGCTCCATAAGACTCCGGCCGCCGCGACCGTCGCGCGCCATAACGTGGCCCCGTTCGCGGCGATGCGGACCGCGTCGATTGGGGGAAAGCGTTCAGAGCGGTTTTGTGACCGGCTGGCGGCACACGGGCTCGGCGGCGATAAGGTGGCAAGCGCCATCTTCGCCGATGCGGCGGTCATGGTGATGCGCTTCGTCGACCCGGTCATGGCCGCCGTGGAGCGGGCGGCATCGGGCGGCCCGGAGCGCTCGCCGGTGCTCAACGACGTCGTCTGCGCCTTGCAGCGCATCGCCGAGACGCATGAGATCGACTACCTGAAAATCGTCAGCGATCAGATCGTCGCCATCGAAGGCTTCAGCGGCGATGCGATCCAGCACGCCCGAGCAATTGCCGAGTTGGCGCTGGACATCCAGGCATTCTGCGGTGATGCGTTTGCCGGTTTGGCGCGGCCACTGGATTTGGCCATTGGTGTTGACCAGGGTACTGTGGTCGGCAGCAGCGTCGGCTTCGGCCACTTTGCGTTCAACATCTGGGGAGATGCCGTCCGCGTTGCCCAGGCCATGGCCACCACCGCCCCCCCCGGAATGATCCAAGTTACCGGTCGCGCCTATCGGTGCCTCGCGAACGACTACGCGGCGCGAAGCCGCGGCGCTTTCTACGTCGAGCACGAAGGAGAACTCTCGACCTATCTGCTGAAGGGGCGCCTGTGA
- a CDS encoding IS630 family transposase — protein sequence MLLFEDESEALTHPYLAHVWAGRGADLRVAAPGQARKVAMIGALDFAAGTLVVETSRSKRSSDFIALLTRLDELHGPRPGRPTKPVVLVIDNGPIHTSKASRAALAARPWLCVEWLPRYAPELNDIEHAWRDLKRHFLAHQTFRDLDHLDRAIHAAVTDLNNERQSKTCANLRIAA from the coding sequence GTGCTGCTGTTCGAAGACGAGTCCGAGGCGCTCACCCATCCTTATCTCGCGCATGTGTGGGCCGGGCGCGGCGCCGACCTGCGCGTCGCAGCGCCCGGCCAGGCGCGCAAGGTGGCGATGATCGGCGCGCTCGACTTCGCGGCCGGCACGCTGGTCGTCGAGACCAGCCGGAGCAAGCGAAGCAGCGATTTCATCGCTCTGCTGACGCGGCTCGACGAGCTCCATGGCCCGCGCCCCGGCCGACCGACGAAGCCGGTCGTGCTCGTCATCGACAACGGTCCCATTCATACCAGCAAGGCGTCGCGTGCCGCCCTCGCCGCGCGGCCATGGCTGTGCGTCGAATGGCTGCCGAGGTACGCCCCCGAGTTGAACGACATCGAACATGCTTGGCGTGACCTGAAGCGGCATTTCCTCGCCCATCAGACCTTCCGAGACCTCGACCATCTCGACCGCGCCATCCATGCTGCCGTCACTGACCTCAACAACGAACGCCAATCCAAAACGTGTGCAAACCTACGAATCGCTGCTTAG
- a CDS encoding helix-turn-helix domain-containing protein produces the protein MAGRPRVVATAEQCEELRALAGSPDRAEADRARSILLSLQGWSSARIAEAFSVEPNSVRHWRWTFGREGVAGLRARKAPGPEPVKARAALAVVSAVLTDEVADRRNWTLPRLQNEIERRTGERISKSRLSVVMRKKGAFAGGDPGTR, from the coding sequence ATGGCGGGTCGTCCTCGGGTAGTGGCGACGGCGGAGCAGTGCGAGGAGTTGCGTGCGCTGGCCGGTTCGCCGGATCGGGCGGAAGCGGATCGGGCGCGGTCGATTTTGTTGTCGCTGCAGGGTTGGTCGAGCGCTCGGATTGCCGAAGCGTTTTCGGTCGAGCCGAACAGCGTGCGCCATTGGCGCTGGACGTTCGGTCGCGAGGGGGTGGCGGGCCTGCGCGCCCGCAAGGCACCGGGGCCGGAGCCGGTGAAGGCGCGGGCGGCGCTGGCGGTGGTCTCGGCAGTGCTGACGGACGAGGTTGCCGATCGGCGGAACTGGACGCTGCCGCGGTTGCAGAACGAGATCGAGCGGCGCACCGGCGAGCGGATTTCCAAGTCGCGGCTGAGCGTGGTGATGCGCAAAAAGGGGGCTTTCGCTGGCGGCGACCCCGGCACACGCTGA
- a CDS encoding FAD-dependent oxidoreductase, which translates to MAARVAGYGSEERLPGGTLVFTRGQRAVDFFLVLEGSIEIFDVDVCGASNVFVVHGEREFTGELTLFNDRQVLVSGRTGCECRVVRISPAGFRRLMTGEPDIAEIIMRAFILRRIGLIRYRQSGVIVLGPGHAGDTLRLQRFLSRNGYPHRLLDSETDPESTDFLECFELTPEELPVVIAPGERVLRNPSNAALADELGLTETVDPTRVYDLTVVGAGPAGLAAAVYAASEGLDTIVIESMAPGGQAGTSSKIENYLGFPTGISGQALAGRAQIQAQKFGARLAISRDVRGIDCDARPYRLRLDDDQSVQARAIVIATGARYRKLAVADNARFEGQGVHYAATTMEAQLCGGEEVIVVGGGNSAGQAAMFLSRTVAHVHILVRSAGLAATMSDYLVRRIAQSAKITLHTRTEITTLHGDARLRDVTWRNLDTGASETRPICNVFAMIGAEPNTEWLDGCIDLDAKGFVVTGQMQDETGTVSPFATSMPGIFAVGDVRSGSVKRVASSVGEGSVVVQAIHRYLHPAEA; encoded by the coding sequence ATGGCGGCGCGGGTTGCCGGCTACGGCAGCGAGGAAAGGCTGCCGGGGGGCACGCTCGTCTTTACACGCGGACAGAGGGCGGTGGATTTCTTCCTCGTCCTCGAGGGGAGCATCGAGATTTTCGATGTCGATGTGTGTGGGGCGTCCAACGTGTTCGTGGTGCATGGTGAGCGAGAGTTTACCGGCGAACTTACCTTGTTCAACGACCGGCAGGTGCTCGTGTCGGGACGAACGGGCTGCGAGTGTCGCGTCGTTCGCATCTCGCCTGCTGGTTTTCGCCGTTTGATGACGGGTGAGCCCGACATCGCCGAGATCATCATGCGCGCGTTCATCCTGCGTCGCATCGGCTTGATCCGGTATCGACAGAGCGGTGTTATCGTCCTCGGTCCGGGTCACGCTGGCGACACGCTTCGGCTGCAGCGCTTTCTCAGCCGCAACGGCTACCCGCATCGCCTGCTCGACTCCGAAACGGACCCAGAATCCACCGACTTTCTCGAATGTTTTGAACTGACCCCGGAGGAGCTTCCCGTGGTGATTGCGCCCGGTGAGCGCGTGCTTCGCAATCCATCGAACGCCGCTCTGGCCGACGAGCTTGGTCTGACCGAGACGGTTGACCCGACACGGGTCTACGATCTCACTGTCGTTGGTGCCGGGCCCGCCGGCCTCGCCGCCGCCGTCTACGCCGCCTCCGAGGGGCTCGATACCATCGTCATCGAAAGCATGGCACCGGGTGGCCAGGCTGGAACATCATCGAAAATTGAGAACTATCTGGGTTTTCCGACTGGCATTTCCGGTCAGGCGTTGGCCGGCCGTGCCCAGATTCAGGCGCAGAAATTCGGCGCCAGACTGGCAATTTCGCGTGACGTCCGCGGCATCGACTGCGACGCGCGACCTTATCGACTGCGGCTCGACGACGACCAGTCGGTGCAGGCGCGCGCGATCGTCATCGCCACCGGGGCGCGCTACCGCAAACTTGCCGTGGCGGACAACGCTCGGTTCGAGGGACAGGGCGTCCACTACGCGGCGACCACCATGGAAGCGCAACTGTGCGGTGGCGAGGAAGTGATCGTTGTCGGCGGTGGAAACTCGGCCGGGCAGGCGGCGATGTTTCTTTCGCGCACGGTCGCGCACGTTCATATCCTGGTGCGTAGCGCAGGACTCGCCGCGACGATGTCGGACTACCTTGTTCGTCGGATTGCGCAGTCGGCCAAGATCACCTTGCACACGCGCACGGAGATTACGACGCTGCACGGAGATGCGCGGCTGCGGGACGTCACGTGGCGCAATCTCGATACCGGCGCCAGCGAGACGCGGCCGATCTGCAACGTGTTTGCGATGATCGGCGCGGAGCCGAATACCGAATGGCTCGATGGTTGCATCGATCTCGATGCCAAGGGCTTTGTGGTGACGGGTCAGATGCAGGACGAAACAGGAACCGTCTCGCCGTTTGCGACCAGCATGCCCGGAATTTTTGCCGTCGGCGACGTCCGTTCCGGATCGGTGAAGCGCGTGGCGTCGAGCGTCGGCGAAGGGTCGGTGGTCGTGCAGGCGATCCATCGATACCTGCATCCCGCGGAGGCGTAG
- a CDS encoding cation:proton antiporter — MTDAHHILSALVPVIVLLGLGVAVAVGCRAIKLSPIVGYLVLGLGLSAADVRLLSDSGTVATLAELGVVFLLFDIGLHFSLKHIREQAGDIFGFGPVQVLGATLVLGLVAMLFGLSPPAAFLVGATLALSSTAVVARLISERHQQNCPVGLTATAILIFQDVAAIFLLIVASALGGQTAVLPAIGLAIVKAVLAFGIAVLLARVVVRPLFDAIARSRNEEVFTATALLVALAAGWATGAIGLSLTLGAFLGGMIVAETPYRAIIQAEIKPFRGLLLGFFFISVGLSLDLAMLLRLWPWVIGAAVLLIAVKIVTNAAASRAFGWSVPGSTQLGFLLAQGSEFAFVILSLPPVRALLGEEVAAVLIGSVALTLAATPTLAEAGRSLAGNLRRRATRAADQELQPKDLAAPVFIVGMGRVGRTLADALNEFSIGYVAIERDDRRFREAAADGYAVIFGDSSDPRIWEPIALHGRKFFLLTAPSFETSSAVTPMVTALYPMLKRIAAVRTDEEAEQFRSIGISPVIERGVPRGLDLAAVVLNEMGINEDAIGAWMRRQQERALSTGPALAA; from the coding sequence TTGACGGACGCGCATCACATCCTGTCAGCTCTCGTCCCGGTCATCGTTCTGCTGGGGCTGGGTGTCGCGGTCGCGGTCGGCTGCCGCGCGATCAAGCTCAGTCCGATCGTCGGCTATCTCGTGCTGGGCCTGGGCCTCAGCGCCGCTGACGTCAGGCTGTTGTCCGACAGCGGAACCGTGGCGACGCTGGCCGAACTCGGCGTCGTCTTCCTGCTGTTCGATATCGGCCTGCACTTTTCATTGAAGCACATTCGCGAGCAGGCGGGCGATATCTTCGGGTTCGGGCCGGTTCAGGTGCTGGGCGCGACATTGGTGCTCGGCCTGGTGGCGATGCTGTTCGGATTGAGCCCGCCTGCCGCGTTCCTGGTCGGCGCAACCCTGGCGCTGTCCTCAACAGCCGTCGTCGCGCGCCTGATCAGCGAGCGCCATCAGCAGAATTGCCCGGTCGGTCTCACCGCCACCGCCATCCTGATTTTCCAAGATGTTGCCGCGATCTTTCTGTTGATCGTCGCGAGCGCACTCGGCGGCCAGACGGCGGTCCTGCCGGCGATCGGGCTGGCTATCGTCAAGGCGGTGCTCGCCTTCGGGATCGCGGTCCTGCTCGCCCGCGTTGTCGTGCGACCGCTGTTCGACGCCATTGCCCGCAGTCGCAACGAGGAAGTGTTCACCGCGACGGCGCTCCTGGTGGCGCTGGCTGCAGGGTGGGCAACCGGCGCCATCGGTCTGTCGCTGACACTGGGTGCCTTCCTTGGCGGCATGATCGTTGCCGAGACTCCCTACCGTGCCATCATCCAAGCCGAGATCAAGCCATTCCGCGGGCTTCTGCTCGGGTTCTTTTTCATCTCGGTCGGGTTGTCGCTCGACCTCGCGATGCTGTTGCGCCTCTGGCCGTGGGTGATCGGCGCAGCTGTGCTGCTGATCGCGGTGAAGATCGTCACCAACGCCGCGGCGAGCAGAGCTTTTGGCTGGTCGGTTCCCGGCTCCACCCAACTCGGCTTCCTGCTGGCGCAGGGATCCGAATTCGCCTTCGTCATCCTCAGTCTGCCTCCAGTGCGAGCCCTGCTCGGCGAGGAGGTTGCGGCCGTGCTCATCGGTTCGGTCGCGCTCACTCTTGCAGCAACACCCACCCTGGCTGAGGCGGGGCGATCCCTTGCGGGGAACTTGCGCCGGCGTGCGACCCGCGCGGCCGATCAGGAGCTGCAGCCGAAAGACCTCGCCGCGCCGGTGTTCATCGTGGGAATGGGCCGGGTCGGTCGGACGCTCGCCGACGCGCTCAACGAATTCTCGATCGGCTACGTGGCGATCGAGCGCGACGACCGGCGGTTCCGTGAGGCGGCGGCCGACGGTTACGCCGTCATCTTCGGCGATAGTAGTGATCCTCGCATCTGGGAGCCGATCGCCTTGCACGGGCGGAAATTTTTCCTCCTCACAGCGCCGTCCTTTGAGACTTCAAGCGCGGTCACGCCGATGGTGACGGCTCTCTACCCGATGCTCAAGCGGATCGCCGCCGTTCGTACTGACGAGGAAGCCGAGCAGTTCCGGTCGATTGGCATTTCGCCAGTGATCGAGCGCGGCGTTCCGCGCGGACTCGATCTTGCGGCGGTGGTCCTCAACGAAATGGGGATCAACGAGGATGCGATTGGCGCCTGGATGCGCCGGCAACAGGAAAGAGCGCTGTCAACCGGTCCGGCCCTTGCGGCCTGA
- a CDS encoding transposase yields MMTKRHRDIGPITASVHVAAVGEAEHLRRGRDQPGLGLVPKQKTTGGRPTLLGISKRGNIYLRYADSRGACRRLAARTATNGAWFLAEMLTRPPLSKCRHPRARCQAGAHRCLRRARLRSTISGGSTHADHRYLAADSSDVPTFSRRPVSLAKPKSRGCWHLASGCVEEREGTFPLARRGS; encoded by the coding sequence GTGATGACGAAGCGGCATCGGGACATCGGACCGATAACGGCATCCGTGCACGTTGCCGCCGTCGGCGAAGCCGAACACTTGCGGCGTGGTCGCGATCAGCCAGGGCTCGGTCTGGTGCCAAAGCAGAAAACTACCGGCGGCAGGCCCACGCTGCTTGGGATCAGCAAACGCGGCAACATCTACCTGCGCTATGCTGATTCACGGGGGGCGTGCCGTCGTCTCGCGGCTCGCACAGCAACAAACGGCGCTTGGTTCCTGGCTGAGATGCTTACTCGACCGCCCTTGTCCAAATGTCGTCATCCTCGCGCTCGCTGCCAAGCTGGCGCGCATCGCTGCTTACGCCGTGCTCGCCTACGGTCAACAATTTCAGGCGGCTCGACGCACGCAGATCACCGATATCTGGCTGCGGATAGTAGCGATGTCCCAACATTCAGCCGGCGCCCTGTGAGCCTGGCAAAACCAAAATCACGCGGATGCTGGCATCTGGCGAGCGGATGTGTGGAGGAACGGGAAGGCACATTCCCTCTGGCGCGCCGTGGATCATAA
- a CDS encoding TOBE domain-containing protein, with protein sequence MTTTALRQHQPPVLRGLFITALPPVVPAERASRPCSAEPANTACRITDPPVRNATFPHRTCCYYPLHLLRRIYPPATEAAAISLKHLQPIVAFRSEDGIEISDQRIRLLEAIDSLGSISAAARTAGLTYRGAWDAVAAINQIAEQPLVLGRTGGRAGGGASLTDDGRRFLRAVQPIRRELHRYMHTVELDLGSDLVVPSFSWKHLMRTSARNTLLCTIADIKHGAVNAEILLDVAPGIQLVAIITEESVRNLELATGRDVFALIKSSFVLLAPAGEVGRTSARNMLTGTVARREDGAVNSEIILDIGSGKSIAAIITKESASSLGFKVGDRVSALIKASHIILAID encoded by the coding sequence ATGACAACGACAGCCTTGCGGCAGCACCAACCGCCAGTGCTACGGGGCCTATTTATCACCGCCCTACCCCCCGTCGTCCCGGCAGAGCGAGCGTCGAGACCGTGCTCAGCGGAGCCGGCGAACACGGCGTGCCGGATTACCGATCCGCCGGTGAGGAATGCCACCTTCCCCCACCGCACTTGCTGCTACTATCCGCTTCACCTCTTACGCCGGATATATCCACCGGCCACGGAAGCGGCGGCCATTTCACTGAAGCATCTGCAACCCATTGTCGCTTTCCGCAGCGAGGACGGCATCGAGATCAGCGATCAGCGGATCCGGCTCCTCGAAGCGATCGATTCGCTGGGATCGATTTCCGCCGCGGCGCGGACCGCCGGCCTGACCTACCGAGGCGCCTGGGACGCCGTCGCGGCGATCAATCAAATCGCCGAACAGCCGTTGGTGCTCGGACGCACCGGCGGACGAGCGGGTGGGGGCGCGTCGCTGACCGACGATGGCCGTCGCTTTCTGAGAGCGGTGCAACCGATCAGACGGGAATTGCATCGCTACATGCATACCGTCGAGCTCGACCTCGGATCCGACCTCGTCGTCCCATCATTTTCATGGAAACATCTCATGCGCACGAGCGCGCGCAACACGCTCTTGTGCACGATCGCCGACATCAAGCACGGCGCGGTGAACGCCGAGATTCTTCTCGATGTCGCCCCCGGTATTCAACTCGTCGCCATCATCACCGAAGAGAGCGTCCGGAACCTGGAACTGGCGACAGGAAGAGACGTCTTTGCGCTGATCAAATCGAGCTTCGTTCTACTCGCCCCGGCGGGAGAGGTCGGCCGGACGTCGGCGCGCAACATGCTGACCGGTACCGTGGCTCGCCGGGAGGATGGCGCGGTCAACAGCGAGATCATTCTCGACATCGGCAGTGGCAAGTCGATCGCTGCGATCATCACCAAGGAAAGCGCCAGCAGCCTCGGCTTCAAGGTCGGCGACCGTGTATCCGCGCTGATCAAAGCCTCGCACATCATCCTTGCGATCGATTGA
- a CDS encoding acyltransferase, translated as MVQRPADGDGTCKQRLASRLANTSGITVPEGTDMQPGDRSIQPNRFIALDGWRGIIACIIALCHLNVYSHIYGATILQHAYIFVDFFFVLSGFVITYSYIDRITNAPQLATFIGKRFSRIWPLHIIMLAAFIGCEILKLFMLSKTGISTETAPFEGNNTLSSIIPNVFLIHSIGIFDNYTWNIPSWALSVEFYTYIVFSIIAFLSGHTRVREQAIMGMMIATSAISYFVILRYSSRGIDTDVEYGIFRCLLDFSIGYFLYKIWKYANHRTAFRDCGILLFSTLEICTLLIFFYYIHFAGNTPFANLAPFVVAFTIFMFAIERGALSRILGSAFLQRLGHYSFCIYIIHLFVAINVIDRPAQIIAKVFSLDILRPASSLPIKGISETGNVIVLPNEWYGDFITIFYIGIVIVLSGLAFKYIEIPFSRTLNGFFQKASSAAKPVQRAVGAYSENG; from the coding sequence ATGGTACAGCGTCCCGCCGACGGCGATGGAACCTGCAAGCAGCGCCTTGCGAGTCGGCTGGCTAATACATCCGGAATAACTGTCCCGGAAGGAACAGATATGCAACCCGGCGACCGATCAATTCAACCCAACCGGTTTATCGCACTTGATGGCTGGCGTGGCATCATCGCTTGTATCATCGCGCTCTGCCATCTGAACGTATACAGCCATATCTATGGCGCCACTATTCTTCAGCATGCATATATTTTTGTCGATTTTTTCTTTGTGCTCAGTGGATTTGTCATAACGTATTCGTACATTGACAGAATAACCAACGCGCCGCAACTCGCCACATTCATCGGCAAGCGCTTCTCGCGGATCTGGCCGCTGCATATAATCATGCTGGCCGCATTTATCGGCTGCGAAATATTAAAACTATTTATGCTGAGCAAAACCGGTATTTCGACCGAGACGGCGCCATTCGAAGGAAACAATACTCTATCATCGATTATCCCAAATGTTTTCCTCATCCATTCCATCGGCATTTTTGACAATTACACATGGAATATCCCGAGCTGGGCACTGAGCGTAGAATTCTACACATATATTGTATTTTCGATCATCGCCTTTCTCTCAGGTCATACGCGCGTGCGCGAGCAGGCGATCATGGGAATGATGATCGCCACATCGGCCATAAGCTACTTCGTAATTTTACGATACTCGAGCAGAGGAATTGATACAGACGTAGAATATGGAATATTCCGCTGCCTTCTAGACTTCAGTATAGGATATTTTCTGTATAAAATCTGGAAATATGCAAATCACCGTACGGCTTTTCGCGACTGTGGCATTCTACTATTTTCCACTCTGGAGATTTGCACGCTATTGATATTTTTCTATTATATACATTTTGCCGGGAATACACCTTTCGCCAACTTGGCACCATTCGTCGTCGCCTTCACGATATTCATGTTCGCAATTGAGCGTGGCGCTCTCTCTCGCATTCTCGGTAGCGCATTTTTGCAGCGACTCGGCCATTACTCCTTTTGTATCTATATCATTCACCTCTTCGTCGCGATCAACGTCATCGACAGGCCCGCACAAATTATCGCAAAAGTCTTCTCGCTAGATATCTTGCGCCCGGCCTCATCGCTGCCAATTAAAGGCATTTCTGAGACAGGAAACGTGATTGTTCTACCCAATGAATGGTATGGCGATTTTATCACTATTTTTTATATTGGCATTGTTATTGTATTGTCTGGATTGGCTTTCAAGTATATCGAAATCCCATTCTCGCGAACTCTGAACGGTTTTTTCCAGAAGGCGAGCTCAGCCGCCAAGCCTGTGCAGCGAGCCGTCGGAGCCTATTCGGAAAACGGCTAA
- a CDS encoding DUF2478 domain-containing protein: MESVRAPWIRPGAVVHDPQVNIDDLLADFAFALRDRGFRVSGFVQMNNRQPCALGSGRSKRINLLDLDTGQTIAIERDPSAANDHAIDPAVFLACECKRYNLYYKNYHKPQK, encoded by the coding sequence ATGGAATCGGTAAGAGCGCCCTGGATCCGCCCTGGGGCGGTAGTGCACGATCCGCAGGTCAACATCGATGATCTTCTCGCCGACTTTGCGTTCGCCCTGCGCGATCGCGGCTTTCGCGTCTCCGGATTCGTGCAGATGAACAACCGGCAGCCCTGCGCGCTTGGCAGCGGGCGCAGCAAGCGGATCAATCTTCTCGACCTGGACACCGGCCAGACCATCGCGATCGAGCGCGATCCCTCGGCCGCCAACGACCATGCGATCGACCCCGCCGTGTTCTTGGCTTGCGAATGCAAGCGTTATAATCTCTACTATAAAAACTATCATAAACCCCAGAAATAG
- a CDS encoding response regulator, translated as MTGNGPLILVIDDEPPIRRLLRNSLLVQRYRFAEAATAAEGVRRVRADRPDAVILDLGLPDQDGISVIRTLRSFSKVPIIILSSRGDERGKVEALDLGADDYVTKPFGMGELVARIRAALRHSVQDEGAEPVFRSGELEVDLVHRLVTVGGEEAKLSPKEYDILRLLVIHAGKVLTHRMIINEVWRTGGDVQYLRIYIRQLRQKLEKNPERPAHIVTETGVGYRLRLPD; from the coding sequence GTGACCGGAAACGGCCCGCTCATTCTGGTGATCGACGATGAGCCGCCGATCCGTCGCCTGCTGCGCAACAGCCTGCTGGTACAGCGCTACCGTTTTGCCGAGGCGGCTACGGCCGCAGAAGGTGTTCGACGCGTGCGTGCCGACCGGCCGGATGCGGTGATCCTCGACCTAGGCTTGCCCGATCAGGACGGGATCAGCGTCATCCGCACTCTGCGCAGCTTCTCGAAGGTACCGATCATCATCCTCTCTAGCCGCGGCGACGAGCGCGGCAAGGTCGAGGCCCTCGATCTCGGCGCCGACGATTACGTCACCAAGCCGTTCGGCATGGGCGAACTGGTCGCACGCATTCGTGCCGCCTTACGTCACAGCGTGCAGGACGAGGGCGCCGAGCCGGTTTTCCGCAGCGGTGAGCTGGAAGTCGACCTCGTGCACCGTCTCGTCACCGTCGGTGGCGAAGAAGCGAAACTATCGCCCAAGGAATACGACATTCTGCGACTGCTGGTGATTCACGCCGGCAAGGTTCTAACCCATCGGATGATCATCAACGAGGTGTGGCGGACGGGCGGCGATGTTCAATACCTGCGCATCTACATCCGCCAGCTCCGCCAGAAACTGGAAAAGAACCCCGAACGCCCGGCGCACATCGTCACTGAAACCGGCGTCGGCTATCGCCTGCGCCTGCCGGACTGA